From one Agathobaculum sp. NTUH-O15-33 genomic stretch:
- a CDS encoding cyclic lactone autoinducer peptide has translation MKTKFSWLKGLMASAACIVSAVAVLTSQTPCLGQYYQPEVPEKLRK, from the coding sequence ATGAAAACAAAGTTTTCATGGTTGAAAGGGTTAATGGCTTCTGCCGCCTGCATTGTCAGCGCAGTAGCGGTACTGACTAGCCAAACGCCCTGCTTAGGTCAGTACTATCAGCCGGAGGTGCCGGAGAAGCTCAGGAAGTAA
- a CDS encoding DUF421 domain-containing protein, translating to MSVPLIRTLILYCAVVAAMRIMGKRQIGDLDPSELVVTILISELAAIPMQDVGIPLFAGIIPIVTLVAIEILVSFFALKSRVFRRLLNGQPAIIIRKGELDVKKLRQMRLTTDEIIETLRKQNVHAISDVKYGVIEPDGTLTVILKQPQMPVTAEMLNLNPKDQGLPVVVVSDGKLVPRSLQLLQKDAGEVERQLKNKGLSVPEVFLMTLDDCGNVFIQPKEGA from the coding sequence ATGTCCGTACCGCTGATAAGAACGCTGATCCTATACTGCGCCGTGGTGGCGGCCATGCGCATCATGGGCAAGCGGCAGATCGGCGACCTTGACCCGTCCGAGCTGGTCGTGACCATTTTGATCTCCGAACTCGCCGCCATTCCGATGCAGGATGTCGGCATTCCCCTATTCGCCGGTATCATTCCCATCGTGACACTGGTCGCGATAGAGATACTGGTTAGCTTTTTCGCGCTCAAAAGCCGCGTTTTCCGCCGTTTGCTCAACGGCCAGCCCGCTATTATCATACGGAAGGGCGAATTGGATGTTAAAAAGCTGCGGCAAATGCGCCTTACAACGGATGAGATCATTGAAACGCTGCGCAAGCAGAACGTACACGCGATCAGCGACGTCAAGTACGGCGTGATCGAGCCGGACGGCACGCTGACCGTCATTTTGAAGCAGCCGCAAATGCCGGTGACCGCCGAAATGCTGAACCTGAACCCAAAGGATCAGGGCCTGCCGGTCGTCGTCGTATCGGACGGCAAGCTGGTGCCGCGCTCGCTGCAGCTGCTGCAAAAGGACGCGGGCGAGGTAGAGCGTCAGCTCAAAAACAAAGGGCTTTCCGTACCCGAAGTCTTTTTAATGACGCTGGACGATTGCGGCAACGTGTTCATCCAGCCAAAGGAGGGTGCATAA
- the ilvN gene encoding acetolactate synthase small subunit, with product MQKYILSVTVRNNSGVLARVSSLFGRRGYNIDSLTVSATTDPKISRMSIIVTGDEPILEQIIKQVSKLEEVMLVEHLQEADSYCRELVFVKFLTEDGAAKDNIRQVAEVYGARIIESAGQYMVVVLSESPSRIDAFLTVVANFEVMEMCRSGVTAIRK from the coding sequence ATGCAAAAATACATCCTTTCCGTGACCGTTCGCAACAACTCAGGCGTGCTGGCGCGCGTGTCGAGCCTGTTCGGGCGGCGCGGTTATAACATCGATTCGCTGACCGTTTCGGCCACGACCGATCCGAAGATCTCGCGCATGTCGATCATCGTCACCGGCGATGAGCCAATCTTGGAGCAGATCATCAAGCAGGTATCCAAGCTGGAAGAGGTCATGCTGGTAGAGCATTTGCAGGAAGCGGATTCCTATTGCCGCGAGCTTGTCTTTGTCAAGTTCTTGACCGAGGACGGCGCCGCGAAGGATAACATCCGTCAGGTGGCCGAGGTGTACGGCGCGCGTATCATTGAATCCGCGGGGCAGTACATGGTCGTCGTCCTGTCGGAATCGCCCAGCCGCATCGATGCGTTCCTCACGGTCGTCGCCAATTTCGAGGTCATGGAAATGTGCCGCTCCGGCGTCACCGCAATACGGAAATAA
- the ilvB gene encoding biosynthetic-type acetolactate synthase large subunit has translation MKKNGSEILVEVLVEQGIDTVFGYPGGSVLNIYDALYLNADRIRHILTAHEQGASHAADGYARATGKTGVCIATSGPGATNLVTGIATAYMDSIPMVAITGNVGTSLIGRDSFQEVYIAGITMPITKHNFVVRNVEELADTLREAFRIANSDRPGPVLVDIPKDVTAAVCEYVPAAPAVKVEEPEIPEAKLREIAEILASAERPVIYYGGGVATADAGKDLLALVQKADIPCTHTMMAIGCIPDAEPLSMGLIGMHGKVSASWAIDKADVLLSIGARFSDRVATNTNRFAPNAKIIHIDIDAAEINKNIGVYCAVVSDAGHFLRSLLPYVQPAKHDAWRAQIEEWRKKLDYIPKDGVDRICPHQVIGLAAEMAGPDAIFATDVGQHQLWAAQYCGRNEIHQFITSGGLGTMGFGYGASMGAQIACPDKTVLHITSDGSFHMNLNELCTSVSYNLPIITLLLNNEVLGMVRQWQTMFYEKHYAATDPHRKTDYVKLAEAFGARGFHVETMEELRHAMTEALKRTGPVVIDVRIDPDERVLPMIPAGGTVDDIVSG, from the coding sequence ATGAAGAAGAACGGTTCCGAAATTTTGGTGGAGGTGCTTGTAGAGCAGGGTATCGATACGGTATTCGGCTATCCCGGCGGCTCCGTCCTGAATATCTATGACGCGCTTTATTTAAACGCAGACCGGATTCGACATATTTTGACCGCACATGAACAGGGTGCGTCCCACGCGGCGGACGGCTACGCGCGCGCCACCGGCAAGACCGGCGTTTGCATCGCGACCTCCGGCCCGGGCGCTACCAACCTTGTTACCGGCATTGCCACGGCTTATATGGATTCCATCCCCATGGTCGCGATCACCGGCAACGTCGGCACCAGTCTGATCGGCAGGGACAGCTTTCAGGAAGTATACATAGCCGGCATCACGATGCCGATTACCAAGCACAACTTCGTCGTGCGCAATGTGGAAGAGTTGGCCGATACGCTGCGCGAAGCGTTCCGCATCGCCAATTCTGACCGGCCCGGCCCGGTCCTTGTCGATATACCGAAGGATGTAACGGCCGCCGTATGCGAATATGTGCCCGCCGCCCCCGCCGTAAAGGTGGAGGAGCCGGAAATCCCGGAAGCGAAGCTGCGGGAGATCGCCGAAATACTCGCCTCTGCCGAGCGTCCGGTCATTTACTACGGCGGCGGCGTCGCCACGGCGGACGCGGGCAAGGATTTGCTCGCGCTGGTGCAAAAGGCGGATATCCCGTGCACGCACACGATGATGGCGATTGGCTGCATCCCGGACGCGGAGCCGCTCAGCATGGGCCTGATCGGCATGCACGGCAAGGTTTCGGCCTCTTGGGCGATCGATAAGGCGGATGTGCTGCTTTCCATCGGCGCGCGTTTTTCCGATCGCGTTGCCACCAACACGAACCGTTTTGCGCCAAACGCCAAGATCATTCATATCGATATCGACGCGGCGGAAATCAACAAGAACATCGGGGTCTATTGCGCGGTCGTCAGCGACGCGGGGCATTTCCTCCGCTCGCTGCTGCCCTACGTGCAGCCCGCGAAGCACGATGCTTGGCGCGCGCAGATCGAAGAGTGGCGGAAAAAACTCGACTATATCCCGAAGGACGGCGTGGATCGCATTTGTCCGCATCAGGTTATCGGCCTTGCGGCTGAAATGGCCGGGCCGGACGCGATCTTTGCCACCGACGTGGGCCAGCATCAGCTTTGGGCCGCGCAGTATTGCGGCCGCAACGAGATTCATCAGTTCATCACCTCGGGCGGTCTCGGCACGATGGGCTTTGGCTACGGCGCTTCCATGGGCGCGCAGATCGCGTGCCCGGATAAGACCGTGCTGCATATCACGAGCGACGGCTCGTTCCATATGAATCTGAACGAGCTTTGCACCTCGGTTTCGTATAACCTGCCCATCATCACGCTGCTGCTCAATAACGAGGTGCTCGGCATGGTGCGTCAGTGGCAGACCATGTTCTACGAAAAGCATTATGCGGCGACCGACCCGCACCGCAAGACCGATTACGTTAAGCTGGCCGAAGCGTTCGGCGCGCGCGGCTTCCACGTGGAGACCATGGAGGAACTGCGCCACGCCATGACCGAAGCGCTCAAACGTACCGGCCCCGTCGTGATCGACGTTCGGATCGATCCGGATGAGCGCGTGCTGCCCATGATCCCGGCGGGCGGCACGGTCGACGATATCGTTTCGGGCTGA
- a CDS encoding flavin reductase, with protein sequence MDRKAYKKLNYTLALASTAAEGKNFGCIINSLHQVTSSTPAKFSVSLNNDSATCAALKKSGVLSATVLREDCADKVVNEFGYKSGRAIDKFASFPFETDAVGCPYIKEGMIARLSFKVLEPVAVGSHTLFILELTDAEVLADGEALTVRDFENRGKDVPPTAPVFHQLDADAGWKCTVCGYVRLAEDIPDDFICPICRAPRSKFVKR encoded by the coding sequence ATGGATCGAAAGGCTTACAAAAAGCTCAACTATACGCTCGCCCTTGCCTCTACCGCTGCGGAGGGCAAAAACTTCGGCTGTATCATCAACTCGCTGCATCAGGTCACCTCTTCCACGCCGGCAAAGTTCAGCGTTTCCCTGAATAACGATTCCGCTACCTGCGCGGCGCTGAAAAAAAGCGGCGTGCTTTCCGCGACCGTGCTGCGCGAGGACTGCGCGGACAAGGTTGTAAACGAATTTGGCTATAAATCCGGCCGTGCGATTGACAAATTTGCGTCCTTCCCGTTTGAAACGGACGCGGTAGGCTGCCCCTATATCAAGGAAGGGATGATCGCGCGCCTGTCGTTCAAGGTATTGGAGCCGGTTGCCGTCGGCTCGCACACGCTGTTCATCCTCGAACTGACCGACGCCGAGGTTCTGGCGGACGGCGAGGCGCTCACCGTGCGCGATTTTGAAAACCGCGGCAAGGATGTGCCGCCCACCGCGCCGGTTTTCCACCAGCTGGATGCGGACGCAGGCTGGAAATGCACCGTCTGCGGCTATGTCCGTCTGGCGGAGGATATTCCGGACGACTTCATCTGCCCCATCTGCCGCGCCCCGCGCAGCAAATTCGTCAAGCGCTAA
- the pyrE gene encoding orotate phosphoribosyltransferase, producing MLTAAKKEFIEFMMGADVLRFGDFTTKSGRKTPYFVNTGNYKTGMQSAKLGEFYAALIRETVGADFDAMFGPAYKGIPLATSAAGALARLYGIDKPFFFNRKEVKDHGEGGSIVGYKPVDGDRVIIIEDVITAGTAIRETMPVLTGCANVKVNDMFISVNRCEVGTTPGKTAVMEVGEEFGIRVHALITVQDIREYLLASGGYEEIVPLMDAYMAQYCVF from the coding sequence ATGCTGACTGCGGCGAAAAAGGAATTTATTGAATTTATGATGGGCGCGGATGTGCTGCGCTTTGGCGATTTTACGACCAAGTCGGGGCGGAAAACCCCGTATTTTGTCAATACCGGCAACTATAAGACCGGTATGCAGAGTGCGAAGCTCGGCGAGTTTTACGCGGCGCTGATCCGCGAGACCGTGGGCGCGGATTTTGACGCGATGTTCGGCCCGGCGTACAAGGGCATTCCGCTTGCCACCTCGGCGGCGGGCGCGCTCGCGCGGCTGTACGGCATCGATAAGCCGTTTTTCTTCAACCGCAAAGAAGTGAAGGATCACGGCGAGGGCGGCTCCATCGTCGGCTATAAGCCGGTGGACGGCGACCGCGTCATCATTATCGAGGACGTGATCACAGCCGGTACCGCCATTCGCGAGACCATGCCCGTGCTGACCGGCTGCGCGAACGTGAAGGTAAACGATATGTTCATCTCGGTCAACCGCTGCGAAGTCGGCACGACGCCGGGCAAGACCGCCGTAATGGAGGTGGGCGAGGAGTTCGGCATCCGCGTGCACGCGCTCATCACCGTGCAGGATATCCGCGAATACCTGCTGGCGAGCGGCGGCTATGAGGAGATCGTACCGCTGATGGACGCTTATATGGCGCAGTACTGCGTATTTTGA
- a CDS encoding sensor histidine kinase has product MIQNVLMISSSLLDAILSMLLYCVALHPAKRPNLVRNVIICVSVNFLITISLSFSGLPFLFKSFIIFLYDVAVCLYLSNHRLGISIVLPSVLFMLVYLCEMTVPTAYSLFFHKQITPSDPFVMIFGIVESHVLLCILLVLICGLVRYRLRDLKIDHIRLFQWVFLCLGILLLGSFVAVCSFVVNGAKHNTQELIMALPFFFLVLFAVFIILFVCLARETARRNQLGAKLVKAEMQLEQQKAMDALYHDIQGLRHDLNNHMQALSGLLERNETEKAFQYVQGITSTTGKTGQWITTKDGAVDALLNAKLHRARDAGIKVWANIQYPDPCDTPRNDVCTILFNLLDNAIEACEKNKDAANRRLRLSTKLIQNFFVIMVENPSEQAPVKTKKGFQSSKAGILHGFGLRQVKEIAHKYGGMFRVEYEETGMFRAAAMLPQNQSEWVNVSIMRPEEEEEQETVEQPEKMQAGTV; this is encoded by the coding sequence TTGATACAGAATGTGTTGATGATTTCATCCTCATTGCTCGATGCAATTTTATCGATGCTGCTTTATTGCGTTGCGCTTCATCCAGCTAAACGTCCGAACCTTGTGCGTAATGTGATCATATGTGTATCGGTTAATTTCTTGATAACAATTTCTCTCAGCTTTTCAGGGTTACCCTTTTTATTTAAATCATTTATCATTTTCTTATATGACGTGGCCGTTTGTTTGTATCTTTCTAATCACAGATTAGGCATTTCCATTGTGCTACCATCGGTTTTATTCATGTTGGTCTATCTCTGTGAAATGACAGTGCCAACGGCTTATTCGCTTTTTTTTCACAAACAGATCACGCCGAGCGATCCCTTTGTAATGATTTTTGGTATTGTGGAATCCCATGTACTGCTTTGTATTTTGCTCGTGCTTATCTGCGGTCTTGTGCGGTATCGGCTGAGAGATTTAAAGATTGATCACATTCGGTTGTTTCAATGGGTGTTTCTTTGCTTAGGCATTTTGTTGCTTGGCAGCTTTGTCGCAGTGTGTTCCTTTGTCGTAAACGGCGCAAAACATAATACACAAGAATTAATAATGGCGCTGCCGTTTTTCTTTTTGGTTCTGTTTGCTGTTTTTATTATTCTTTTTGTCTGCCTTGCCCGGGAAACCGCTCGCAGGAATCAGCTAGGCGCTAAGCTGGTAAAAGCGGAAATGCAGCTTGAACAGCAAAAAGCTATGGATGCTTTGTACCATGACATCCAAGGTCTGCGGCACGACCTGAACAACCATATGCAGGCGCTTTCCGGTCTGCTCGAACGAAACGAAACAGAAAAGGCGTTTCAATATGTGCAAGGCATTACAAGCACCACCGGCAAAACGGGTCAGTGGATCACCACGAAGGACGGCGCGGTAGACGCGCTGCTGAACGCCAAGCTGCACCGCGCGCGGGATGCCGGCATTAAGGTGTGGGCCAACATACAATATCCCGACCCGTGCGATACCCCGCGCAACGATGTTTGCACGATTCTATTCAATTTGCTGGATAACGCGATAGAGGCGTGTGAAAAAAATAAAGACGCAGCCAATCGCAGGCTGCGTCTTAGTACTAAGCTGATACAAAACTTTTTTGTCATTATGGTGGAAAATCCAAGCGAACAGGCGCCGGTAAAAACGAAAAAGGGATTCCAAAGCTCCAAAGCCGGTATCCTGCACGGCTTTGGCCTGCGGCAGGTGAAAGAAATCGCGCACAAATACGGCGGCATGTTCCGTGTGGAGTACGAGGAGACCGGCATGTTCCGCGCGGCCGCCATGCTTCCCCAAAACCAAAGCGAATGGGTGAATGTCAGCATCATGCGTCCGGAAGAGGAAGAAGAACAAGAGACAGTGGAGCAACCGGAGAAAATGCAGGCGGGAACCGTTTAG
- the ilvD gene encoding dihydroxy-acid dehydratase, protein MPKRSDNITAGAERMPNRSLLRACGLTEEEMGRPIIGVVSAYSEIIPGHINLDKIAAAAKTGVSMAGGTPILVPAIGVCDGIAMGHIGMKYSLPSRELIADSVETLANAHQFDALVLIPNCDKIVPGMLMAAARLNIPSIIISGGPMLAGHYDGEEISLSKTFETVGAYKAGLIDDAKLMECECGSCPGCGSCSGMYTANSMNCLSEAIGMALPGNGTTPAVHAARIQLAKHAGMKIMELLEKDIKPRDILTPAAFRNALTCEMAIGCSTNSVLHLLALAHEAGVELNLQMLNELSAKVPNICHLAPAGPHHIEELYMAGGVPAIMKELTKRDLLDLSLITATGKTVGENLAGVTNKNPEVVRPLETPYSETGGIAVLWGNIAKNGCVVKRSAVAPEMMVHEGPARVFDCEEDAIEAIYNGKIVKGDVVIIRYEGPKGGPGMREMLNPTSALAGMQLDKDCALITDGRFSGASRGASIGHVSPEAAAGGEIALIREGDIVSIDIPNSKVNIKVSDEELEARRAKFTPREPNVKSGWLYRYSRLVTSADKGAVLE, encoded by the coding sequence ATGCCTAAAAGAAGCGATAATATCACCGCCGGAGCCGAGCGCATGCCAAACCGCTCGCTGCTGCGCGCTTGCGGCCTGACCGAGGAGGAAATGGGCCGCCCGATCATCGGCGTGGTCTCCGCTTATTCCGAGATTATCCCCGGCCATATCAACCTCGACAAGATTGCCGCCGCCGCTAAGACCGGCGTTTCGATGGCGGGCGGTACGCCGATCCTTGTTCCGGCCATCGGCGTATGCGACGGCATTGCCATGGGCCACATCGGCATGAAGTATTCGCTGCCAAGCCGCGAGCTGATCGCGGACAGTGTGGAAACGCTTGCGAACGCCCACCAGTTCGACGCGCTCGTTTTGATCCCGAACTGCGACAAGATCGTGCCCGGCATGCTGATGGCCGCGGCGCGGCTCAACATCCCGTCCATCATCATTTCGGGCGGGCCGATGCTGGCGGGCCATTATGACGGCGAGGAAATCTCGCTTTCCAAGACCTTTGAAACGGTCGGCGCGTACAAGGCCGGTCTGATTGACGATGCGAAGCTGATGGAGTGCGAGTGCGGCTCTTGCCCCGGCTGCGGTTCGTGCTCGGGTATGTACACCGCGAATTCGATGAACTGCCTGTCCGAGGCGATCGGCATGGCGCTGCCCGGCAACGGCACGACCCCGGCCGTGCACGCGGCGCGTATCCAGCTCGCCAAGCATGCGGGTATGAAGATCATGGAGCTGCTCGAAAAGGACATCAAGCCCCGCGATATCCTGACGCCCGCCGCCTTCCGCAACGCGCTTACCTGCGAAATGGCGATCGGCTGCTCGACCAACTCCGTGCTGCACCTGCTCGCTCTCGCGCATGAGGCGGGCGTAGAACTGAACCTGCAAATGCTAAACGAGCTTTCCGCAAAGGTGCCGAACATCTGCCACCTTGCGCCCGCGGGCCCGCACCATATCGAGGAGCTGTACATGGCGGGCGGCGTGCCGGCTATCATGAAGGAGCTCACCAAGAGAGACCTGCTCGACCTGTCTCTGATCACCGCGACCGGCAAAACGGTAGGGGAGAACCTTGCGGGCGTTACCAATAAGAACCCCGAGGTCGTTCGTCCTCTTGAAACCCCGTATTCAGAAACCGGCGGCATCGCCGTTTTGTGGGGCAATATCGCAAAGAACGGCTGCGTGGTCAAGCGCTCCGCCGTCGCACCGGAAATGATGGTGCACGAGGGTCCTGCTCGCGTGTTCGACTGCGAGGAAGACGCGATCGAGGCGATCTACAATGGCAAGATCGTCAAGGGCGATGTCGTCATCATCCGCTATGAAGGCCCCAAGGGCGGTCCCGGCATGCGGGAAATGCTCAACCCCACCTCGGCCCTCGCGGGCATGCAGCTCGATAAGGACTGCGCGCTCATTACGGATGGCCGATTCTCCGGCGCTTCCCGCGGCGCGTCGATCGGGCATGTATCGCCCGAAGCCGCTGCCGGCGGCGAGATCGCGCTGATCCGCGAAGGGGATATCGTTTCCATCGACATCCCGAACAGCAAGGTTAATATTAAGGTATCGGACGAAGAGCTGGAAGCCCGCCGCGCGAAATTTACGCCGCGCGAGCCCAACGTCAAGTCGGGCTGGCTGTACCGTTACTCTCGGCTCGTCACCTCCGCCGATAAGGGCGCGGTGCTGGAATAA
- a CDS encoding LytR/AlgR family response regulator transcription factor — MKLNITILEDNEAQKQHLQWVIENAAKKIKIAVRLFAVSSGLDISGESVVQTDLFFLDVETPHRSGIETAQFIRTVSKDVPIVFTTNFKDYAVNGYEVHAFQFLLKPVTEADCIPCLENAIAYVKLREQGSLKIKQSKEWHIVSYGEILYAEAGNHSCKIVYDGGDLSFRKNISDLAKELPQRIFIQCHRSYLVNIDRIRVLNAKELILDNQAKIPVSESYFAAIEKAFADKLIAEGGLWS; from the coding sequence ATGAAGCTGAATATTACGATTTTGGAAGACAATGAAGCCCAAAAGCAGCATTTGCAGTGGGTGATAGAGAATGCGGCGAAAAAGATAAAAATCGCGGTTCGTTTGTTTGCGGTTTCCTCAGGGCTTGATATTAGCGGAGAAAGTGTCGTGCAAACTGATTTGTTTTTTCTGGACGTGGAAACGCCACATCGATCGGGCATTGAAACGGCACAGTTTATACGAACCGTTTCCAAGGATGTGCCAATCGTCTTTACTACTAACTTTAAGGACTATGCGGTAAATGGATACGAAGTACATGCCTTTCAGTTTTTGTTAAAGCCGGTGACGGAAGCGGATTGTATCCCATGTTTGGAAAATGCGATAGCGTATGTGAAACTGCGTGAGCAGGGAAGTCTAAAAATCAAACAGTCGAAAGAGTGGCACATTGTGTCGTATGGAGAAATTTTATATGCAGAAGCCGGGAACCATTCCTGCAAGATTGTTTATGATGGCGGCGACTTATCTTTTCGCAAAAACATATCGGACCTAGCAAAAGAATTGCCGCAGCGAATATTTATACAATGCCATCGTTCCTATCTTGTCAATATCGATCGAATAAGGGTACTTAATGCGAAAGAGTTAATTTTAGATAATCAAGCAAAGATTCCCGTGAGTGAATCCTATTTTGCCGCAATTGAGAAGGCGTTTGCGGACAAGCTGATCGCGGAAGGGGGGCTCTGGTCTTGA
- the ilvC gene encoding ketol-acid reductoisomerase, giving the protein MVKMYYDSDCNLSLLDGKTVAIIGFGSQGHAHAMNLKDSGVNVVVGLRAGSKHEEKAKSYGLTVMSPAEAAAAGDIIMMLVPDEKQADIYTDVIAPNLKPGNVLAFAHGFNIHFKQIVPPADVDVIMIAPKGPGHTVRSQYVEGHGVPDLVCVHQNASGKAMDIALAYACGIGGGRAGILESTFRAETETDLFGEQAVLCGGVCELMKAGFETLVEAGYAPENAYFECVHEMKLIIDLVNEGGFAKMRYSISDTAEYGDYRTGKRIITEETRKEMKKILREIQDGTFASEWIQENRAGGRAKFLATRQVESESELEETGKKLRGLMSWLKK; this is encoded by the coding sequence ATGGTAAAGATGTACTATGATTCGGACTGCAACCTGTCTCTGCTGGATGGCAAGACCGTTGCCATCATCGGCTTCGGCTCTCAGGGCCACGCGCACGCGATGAACCTGAAGGATTCGGGCGTTAACGTTGTCGTTGGTCTGCGCGCGGGCTCGAAGCACGAGGAAAAGGCCAAGTCCTACGGCCTGACCGTCATGTCCCCGGCTGAGGCCGCCGCCGCCGGCGACATCATCATGATGCTCGTTCCGGACGAGAAGCAGGCTGATATCTATACGGATGTGATCGCTCCCAACCTCAAGCCCGGCAACGTGCTGGCGTTTGCGCACGGCTTCAACATCCATTTCAAGCAGATCGTTCCGCCGGCCGACGTGGACGTTATCATGATCGCGCCGAAGGGCCCCGGCCACACCGTCCGTTCGCAGTATGTCGAAGGCCACGGCGTGCCCGATCTGGTTTGCGTGCATCAGAACGCTTCCGGCAAGGCGATGGATATCGCGCTGGCTTATGCCTGCGGTATCGGCGGCGGCCGCGCGGGCATTCTGGAGTCCACCTTCCGCGCTGAGACCGAGACCGATCTGTTCGGCGAGCAGGCCGTTCTGTGCGGCGGCGTTTGCGAGCTGATGAAGGCCGGCTTTGAAACGCTCGTTGAGGCTGGCTACGCGCCGGAGAACGCTTACTTCGAGTGCGTGCACGAGATGAAGCTGATCATCGATCTGGTCAACGAGGGCGGCTTTGCCAAGATGCGTTACTCGATCTCCGATACCGCTGAGTACGGCGATTACCGCACCGGCAAGCGCATCATCACCGAGGAGACCCGCAAGGAAATGAAGAAGATCCTGCGCGAGATTCAGGACGGTACCTTTGCTTCCGAGTGGATTCAGGAGAACCGCGCTGGCGGCCGCGCCAAGTTCCTCGCGACCCGTCAGGTAGAGTCCGAGTCCGAGCTGGAAGAGACCGGCAAGAAGCTGCGCGGACTGATGAGCTGGCTCAAGAAGTAA
- a CDS encoding DUF4363 family protein, with protein MRRLFISLALLAVLIGGCIWSDHTLEHTIDAIKTEVKADRLDEAMALWTNAESLLGSLLPHEEIDETDRLFSRVQRAKSTGAEQELAIERAELIGQLTHLPELDSISIKNIF; from the coding sequence ATGCGCAGGCTTTTTATATCCCTTGCCCTGCTGGCCGTGTTGATCGGCGGCTGCATTTGGTCGGATCACACGTTGGAACACACAATCGACGCGATCAAAACCGAGGTGAAAGCCGACCGGCTTGACGAGGCCATGGCGCTGTGGACGAACGCGGAAAGCCTGCTCGGTTCGCTTTTACCGCACGAAGAGATCGACGAGACCGATCGCCTTTTCTCCCGCGTGCAGCGCGCCAAAAGCACCGGCGCGGAGCAGGAGCTTGCCATAGAGCGGGCTGAGCTGATCGGCCAGCTCACCCACCTGCCCGAGCTTGACTCCATCAGCATCAAAAATATTTTTTAA
- a CDS encoding FMN-dependent NADH-azoreductase: MKKLLFVNGCIRGEQSRTLRLARRVVSRIPDAEIEVLSLPDLHLTPYDAEAIAQRDALSASKAYDAPFFALANQFKEADAVVIACPYWDLTVPSMVRAYLERLCVVGLTFHYNEQGRSVGDCNPQRLLYVTTRGGYVDDNDPALTDHASAYLRSLCAMLGVDRFDCLAAEGLDVVGNDVAAILAQSEAEADQVAARFWA, encoded by the coding sequence ATGAAAAAACTGCTTTTTGTAAACGGCTGTATCCGTGGAGAGCAATCCCGCACGCTGCGGCTGGCCCGCCGCGTTGTCAGCCGTATTCCGGACGCTGAGATCGAGGTGCTTTCCCTGCCCGACCTGCATCTGACGCCCTATGACGCCGAAGCGATTGCCCAGCGTGACGCGCTCTCCGCCTCCAAGGCGTACGACGCGCCTTTTTTTGCGCTGGCCAATCAGTTTAAGGAGGCAGACGCCGTCGTGATTGCCTGCCCCTATTGGGATTTGACCGTACCGAGCATGGTGCGCGCTTACTTAGAGCGGCTTTGCGTCGTTGGGCTAACCTTCCATTATAACGAACAGGGCCGTTCGGTTGGCGATTGCAACCCCCAGCGCCTGCTGTATGTCACCACGCGCGGCGGCTATGTGGATGATAACGACCCAGCGCTGACCGACCATGCCAGCGCTTACCTGCGCTCGCTCTGCGCCATGCTCGGCGTCGACCGGTTTGACTGCCTTGCCGCCGAGGGGCTAGACGTGGTCGGCAACGATGTCGCCGCCATTCTCGCCCAGAGCGAGGCCGAAGCCGACCAAGTTGCGGCGCGGTTTTGGGCGTAA